From a single Capsicum annuum cultivar UCD-10X-F1 chromosome 12, UCD10Xv1.1, whole genome shotgun sequence genomic region:
- the LOC107851878 gene encoding glycosyltransferase family 92 protein RCOM_0530710, with amino-acid sequence MFNIHDIPIPSLPQFVMARKVRITFLFIITSIFFFATFYHLYLRDSISDINVDYLPILSVSSKEANNNNLVIRENISSPITRLDIPALQSDLDQDPDIIPSVSILMPDWEVYVIISPDYTPLISLHDRYICVYETREVSPAIHAGELQLPIRSLFKCELPRRARRRLPFKQTTLMKSSEKLPAPAVMAAEPELLRWSFLVYDSLTTEDDVVLFVKGLNNHQGINREPNEFRCVFDSKGKKVIRTTLTSSIQEVFRCNHPDPTIFFEGGERVLVSLEVLLPVPVIVPSVAYYYSTPRKLEHNEKSEKAHLCACTMVYNVGKFLKEWVLYHSKIGVEKFVLYDNGSDDDFDKVVDELVQEGYNVKTYFWLWPKTQEAGFSHSAIYAKDSCSWMMYIDVDEFVYSPLWSNLSRPSTSLLHSFLPHPKNVQDVSVEKRQVAEISIPCYEFGPSKQSSHPITGVTQGYNCRRKVENRHKSFVYLDAVHHSLLNVIHHFILKQGYKEKKVSVHDMAVNHYKFQAWPEFKAKFRRRVSAYVVDWTKELNPGSKDRTPGLGFNPVEPRGWPLKFCEVYDNGLKDLTRRWFALKSPITRLDYSMAWQR; translated from the coding sequence ATGTTCAACATTCATGACATACCAATTCCGTCATTGCCACAATTTGTTATGGCTCGAAAAGTTCGTATCACTTTCCTTTTCATTATAACTTCGATTTTTTTCTTCGCTACATTTTATCACCTTTATCTTCGTGATTCTATCTCTGACATCAACGTCGATTATCTCCCTATCCTCTCTGTCTCGTCAAAGGAAGCTAATAACAACAACCTCGTAATCCGTGAAAATATCTCTTCCCCTATAACACGTTTAGATATTCCAGCATTACAATCCGACCTGGACCAGGACCCTGACATAATTCCATCAGTATCCATATTGATGCCCGACTGGGAAGTCTACGTAATTATTTCTCCCGATTATACCCCTCTCATTTCTCTGCATGATCGTTACATTTGCGTATACGAAACCAGAGAGGTATCGCCGGCAATCCACGCCGGCGAGCTCCAGCTCCCGATACGATCATTGTTCAAATGTGAGTTACCTAGACGAGCTCGCCGGAGATTGCCTTTTAAACAAACAACATTGATGAAGTCGTCAGAAAAGTTGCCGGCGCCGGCGGTGATGGCGGCGGAGCCGGAGCTTTTACGGTGGTCGTTTCTCGTTTACGACTCGTTAACGACGGAGGACGACGTCGTTTTGTTTGTTAAAGGGTTGAATAACCACCAAGGGATAAATAGAGAACCTAATGagtttaggtgtgtttttgactCTAAGGGTAAAAAGGTAATTAGAACGACCTTAACGAGTTCGATACAAGAAGTTTTTCGATGTAACCACCCTGATCCAACTATTTTTTTCGAAGGAGGAGAGAGAGTATTAGTCTCTCTCGAAGTTTTACTTCCTGTTCCAGTGATTGTACCTTCCGTGGCGTATTATTACAGTACGCCACGGAAACTGGAACATAATGAGAAGTCAGAGAAAGCTCATCTTTGTGCATGTACGATGGTGTACAATGTTGGTAAATTTTTGAAAGAATGGGTATTATATCACTCGAAAATCGGTGTTGAAAAATTCGTGTTATACGATAATGGTAGTGATGATGATTTCGATAAAGTTGTCGATGAGCTTGTCCAAGAAGGTTACAATGTGAAAACATATTTTTGGCTTTGGCCAAAAACTCAAGAGGCTGGTTTTTCACATAGTGCAATTTATGCTAAGGATTCTTGTTCTTGGATGATGTATATTGATGTGGATGAATTTGTGTACTCACCACTGTGGTCTAATTTATCGCGCCCATCGACATCATTGTTACATTCTTTCTTACCACATCCTAAGAATGTACAAGATGTGTCAGTTGAAAAGAGACAGGTCGCTGAGATTAGCATCCCTTGTTATGAATTTGGACCATCGAAACAGAGTTCACATCCGATAACAGGAGTGACACAGGGATACAACTGCAGAAGAAAGGTCGAGAACAGACATAAGTCATTTGTATATTTGGATGCTGTTCATCACTCTTTGCTCAATGTGATTCATCACTTCATATTGAAACAAGGGTACAAGGAAAAGAAAGTGAGTGTCCATGATATGGCTGTGAATCATTACAAGTTCCAAGCTTGGCCTGAATTTAAGGCTAAATTCCGGAGAAGGGTATCGGCTTATGTTGTCGATTGGACTAAAGAATTGAATCCGGGTTCAAAGGATCGAACCCCCGGGTTAGGGTTTAACCCTGTTGAGCCTCGTGGTTGGCCATTGAAGTTTTGTGAGGTATATGATAATGGTTTAAAAGATTTGACGCGGAGATGGTTTGCACTAAAGTCACCAATTACTCGGTTAGATTACAGTATGGCATGGCAAAGATGA
- the LOC124889762 gene encoding uncharacterized protein LOC124889762: protein MELAKFQVSQKNVIEDERSFDSDDDFQDPPPKQINENLKKKQKVNSSTKASKKLLRKNSVNIVDEHTQKRTSAPRAAKAAEMKTPSKPASHIEEEAVSKPESHAETEAFISKKVFDAFRDEFHTEVDLGTEEQIRTPPKIQEVTTDEQRDDPVWPNSQNTIPNELLPCMNAYNNKSIIVHPSANRELQTPIQKIRIRRPSKFKESPYTMKFGSAAGRSAGNIHKFPQKHPFVYHPIDGIVDTKIVKKSMDRISVDLLRVHGKRKEKVDYYKKGKLSIPMMHFRVETIEDKNWFYTMGFPDQSWTDSVVHDVYSVDDPNLMAGGQEAHLVEYIDGFRMHAAVPWHTVKDIYILVNIKEKHHWVLAFLSFSKRCIFLYNSYESSGHYPIVLAEIEKLAEIIHLCLQVCDFYDKKEIDLQNHPRYKDKDSSDMFDVLFEENLPQQPSERLDCGVYMVAYAECLSYGHKILSTDFDPDALRRTYAALLWDYGIQK from the exons ATGGAATTGGCAAAGTTTCAAGTATCACAGAAGAATGTAATTGAAGATGAACGTTCATTTGACTCTGATGATGACTTCCAGGATCCACCACCAAAACAGataaatgaaaatttgaaaaagaaacaaaaggttAATTCATCAACCAAAGCATCGAAGAAATTGTTAAGGAAAAATTCAGTCAATATTGTTGATGAGCATACCCAAAAGAGGACATCAGCTCCACGTGCTGCAAAGGCTGCTGAAATGAAGACACCA TCAAAGCCAGCGAGTCATATAGAGGAAGAAGCTGTGTCAAAGCCAGAGAGTCATGCAGAGACAGAAGCCTTCATTTCTAAGAAAGTTTTTGATGCATTCCGCGATGAG TTTCACACGGAGGTTGATCTTGGTACAGAGGAGCAAATTAGGACACCTCCTAAAATACAAGAAGTAACCACTGATGAACAAAGGGATGATCCAGTTTGGCCCAATTCACAAAACACTATCCCTAATGAGTTGCTTCCTTGTATGAATGCCTACAACAATAAAAGCATCATTGTTCATCCCTCTGCTAATCGTGAACTTCAAACTCCCATTCAAAAGATAAGGATTAGGCGACCATCCAAATTCAAGGAGTCACCATACACGATGAAGTTTGGTTCAGCTGCCG GGAGATCAGCAGGGAACATACATAAATTTCCTCAGAAACATCCATTTGTTTATCACCCGATTGATGGTATAGTGGATACGAAGATTGTCAAGAAGTCCATGGATAGGATTTCTGTGGACCTTCTAAGAGTTCATGGTAAAAG gaaggaaAAGGTGGATTATTACAAAAAGGGTAAATTATCCATTCCAATGATGCATTTCAGAGTTGAAACTATTGAAGATAAAAATTGGTTCTACACAATGGGGTTCCCTGATCAGTCATGGACAGACTCa GTCGTTCATGATGTTTATTCTGTGGATGATCCAAACCTTATGGCGGGAGGACAGGAGGCCCATCTTGTTGAATACATTGATGGGTTCCGTATGCATGCTGCTGTGCCATGGCATACAGTGAAAGACATTTATATTCTagtcaatataaaggaaaaacatcaTTGGGTGCTTGCATTTTTGTCCTTCTCAAAGAGGTGCATATTcttatataattcatatgaatcatCAGGTCATTATCCGATTGTTCTTGCTGAGATTGAAAAATTAGCTGAGATAATCCATTTGTGTCTCCAAGTTTGTGATTTCTACgataagaaagaaattgatcttcAAAATCATCCAAGATATAAAGACAAAGACTCCTCAGAtatgtttgatgttttatttgaagAGAATTTGCCTCAACAACCGAGTGAAAGATT ggaTTGTGGTGTCTATATGGTTGCATATGCagagtgtctttcttatggtcacaaaaTTCTTTCTACTGATTTCGATCCCGACGCACTCCGTAGAACATATGCGGCACTTTTGTGGGACTATGGCATACAAAAATAA